A section of the Candidatus Binatia bacterium genome encodes:
- a CDS encoding N-methylhydantoinase, with translation MRGHQRSVRRKPAKAAHSRERKRPRAQRSLDPVTAEIIRGAMETICYEMATHVSLTATTPILNQSNERNATILDARGSLAALSVGIPQFMLSSTLPVRFALDFFGRDGLFDGDVLVANDPYHGGGHLPDYNVFAPVFHDGEMVLIASIQCHHADTGGAMPGGYNVDARDIWAEGVRFPAVKVYERGVERRDVVYMMKVNNRTPTFLGDLRAQIGAAQLGVRRLKEVLARYGTATVRGAVEYMIDYAARRFREEVAKWPDGEYESDVYVDHDPKGNPDIHIHCKVTVRGSDLTVDFTGSDMRDNLQAYSTFGNTRGYVVAQLASMMDPSIPKNEGFFNSIRLIVPPGCCLNPPPERSVAAGTHHPGTEVGEAIAKALEKVIPERCCPQIYKMGMPTVIFGKHPKTGQLFIDHSVDTFAAYCGAVYGQDGWGAMNVSFGNLIRATAEINESIFPVRHISRDYATDTGGPGKWRGCPGSLYVKEICAPAQIYTYVVGRKYPMPGIAGGKPGAPNRLIVRAGGPHAHEVTTTAFYVEHLPGERYEYRYGGGGGWGDPLERDPEKVLEDVLDEYVSVEGARRDYGVVLRGSLEDLTLEVDWEATAALRAQMRAQAGASGA, from the coding sequence ATGCGCGGCCACCAGAGATCCGTCCGTCGAAAACCAGCGAAAGCGGCGCACAGCAGAGAGCGCAAACGCCCCCGGGCACAGCGTTCGCTCGATCCCGTCACCGCGGAAATCATTCGCGGCGCCATGGAAACCATTTGCTACGAAATGGCCACGCACGTGAGCTTGACGGCCACAACGCCCATCTTGAATCAGTCGAACGAGCGCAATGCCACGATCCTCGATGCGCGTGGCTCGCTGGCTGCACTGAGTGTGGGGATCCCGCAATTCATGCTGAGTTCGACCCTGCCCGTGCGTTTTGCACTGGATTTCTTTGGGCGCGACGGACTGTTCGATGGGGACGTTTTGGTTGCGAACGACCCGTACCACGGCGGCGGCCATCTCCCCGACTACAACGTGTTCGCCCCCGTGTTTCACGACGGTGAGATGGTGCTCATTGCCTCGATTCAGTGCCACCATGCGGACACCGGTGGCGCCATGCCCGGCGGCTACAACGTGGATGCGCGCGACATTTGGGCCGAGGGCGTGCGCTTTCCCGCCGTGAAAGTGTACGAGCGTGGCGTCGAGCGGCGGGACGTGGTGTACATGATGAAGGTGAACAATCGCACCCCGACCTTCCTGGGGGACTTGCGCGCCCAGATTGGTGCTGCGCAACTCGGTGTGCGCCGCTTGAAGGAGGTCTTGGCTCGTTACGGCACGGCCACCGTTCGGGGAGCGGTGGAATACATGATCGACTACGCAGCACGACGCTTTCGCGAGGAAGTGGCGAAATGGCCCGACGGCGAGTACGAGTCGGACGTGTACGTGGACCACGATCCTAAAGGAAACCCCGACATCCACATCCACTGCAAGGTTACCGTGCGGGGGAGCGACCTCACCGTGGATTTCACCGGCTCCGACATGCGGGACAACCTGCAGGCGTACTCGACGTTTGGCAACACGCGCGGATACGTCGTTGCCCAGCTTGCCAGCATGATGGACCCTTCCATCCCGAAAAACGAGGGGTTCTTCAATTCCATTCGGCTCATTGTGCCTCCGGGCTGCTGTCTCAACCCGCCCCCGGAGCGATCGGTGGCTGCGGGCACCCACCACCCGGGTACCGAGGTCGGCGAGGCTATTGCGAAAGCGTTGGAAAAGGTGATCCCCGAACGCTGCTGCCCGCAGATTTACAAAATGGGGATGCCAACGGTAATTTTTGGCAAGCACCCCAAGACCGGGCAACTGTTCATTGACCATTCAGTGGACACCTTCGCCGCGTATTGCGGAGCCGTGTACGGGCAAGATGGCTGGGGCGCCATGAACGTCAGCTTCGGCAACCTGATCCGAGCAACCGCGGAAATCAACGAATCCATTTTCCCCGTGCGCCACATTTCCCGCGACTATGCCACGGATACCGGCGGCCCCGGAAAATGGCGCGGCTGCCCCGGGTCGCTGTACGTCAAGGAAATTTGCGCTCCGGCACAAATTTACACGTACGTGGTGGGGCGAAAGTATCCCATGCCCGGCATCGCCGGTGGCAAGCCGGGCGCCCCGAACCGGTTGATCGTGCGTGCGGGCGGGCCTCATGCGCACGAGGTGACGACCACGGCGTTTTACGTCGAGCACTTGCCGGGCGAACGCTACGAGTACCGCTACGGTGGGGGTGGGGGTTGGGGAGACCCGCTGGAGCGCGATCCGGAAAAGGTACTCGAAGACGTGTTGGACGAGTATGTGTCTGTCGAAGGTGCCCGGCGCGACTATGGAGTGGTTCTCCGCGGCTCGCTCGAAGATCTCACCTTGGAGGTGGATTGGGAGGCGACAGCAGCGCTACGAGCGCAAATGCGCGCGCAAGCTGGAGCTTCTGGGGCGTGA
- a CDS encoding 5-oxoprolinase, whose amino-acid sequence MRGYGIGIDVGGTFTDFVVTRPDGSLEIAKHPTTPHDQSEGVIAGLERIAAREGMSLAQLLGGTQRIVHGTTTADNTMIEMNGAVTGLITSAGHRDEIELRRGFKEDIWDPALPPPPPIAPRRRRIGVPERLDFEGNVLVPLDEDAVRHALRRLRRQGTESLAVVFLFSFVNPAHERRVREIAREECPEMAVWLSHEVMPAAPEFERTSTTLVNAYVGPKIERYVRRLAERLAGAGYRGELLLMQSNGGMMGPAYILERPVTLLASGPTGGVIAACHWGREAGVQDFICADMGGTSYDVCLVRGAQAEIKSGWNWHHRYLVALPMVQVHSIGAGGGSLARVVSGALQVGPQSAAADPGPICYGRGGRVVTVTDANLVLGYLNPEGLCGGAMKLVAEGVAEALEQQIAKPLGLSTVEAAYGIYRLVNANMANAIRRISAQRGLDPRDFTLVMYGGNGPVHATAQAKELGIRQVVVPKTSPAFSALGLLLADRVVDEMRSYIVNAAEADLDRVQRLFAEMEDRARGILGGGRGKVELRRFAHLCYPGQTFDLAVPIGNSARAVTRKLWEATIERFHDLHEQLHTYAVREERPILRGLRLTVVQHTAKPSLPVLGVKRGRPTPVGVRRAYFGKRFVSTPVFHGPSLHPGQRLVGPAIVEEPFTTIVLQPGDVATIDRWGNYRIEVAR is encoded by the coding sequence ATGCGGGGATACGGGATTGGCATTGACGTAGGTGGAACTTTCACGGACTTCGTGGTGACCCGCCCCGATGGTTCTTTGGAGATCGCGAAGCATCCGACGACGCCACACGACCAGTCGGAAGGAGTCATCGCGGGGCTCGAACGCATCGCGGCTCGAGAGGGGATGTCGCTGGCCCAGCTCCTCGGAGGTACCCAGCGCATCGTGCACGGCACCACCACTGCGGACAACACGATGATCGAGATGAACGGCGCCGTCACCGGGCTGATCACCAGCGCGGGCCATCGCGATGAAATCGAGTTGCGCCGCGGTTTCAAGGAAGACATTTGGGACCCCGCCTTGCCTCCGCCGCCACCGATTGCGCCGCGACGCCGTCGCATTGGAGTGCCGGAGCGGCTCGATTTCGAGGGCAACGTCTTGGTCCCGCTCGACGAAGATGCCGTACGCCACGCATTGCGGCGGTTGCGCCGGCAAGGAACGGAGTCGCTGGCGGTGGTGTTCCTCTTTTCTTTTGTCAACCCGGCGCATGAGCGTCGCGTGCGCGAGATCGCTCGCGAGGAGTGCCCGGAAATGGCCGTGTGGCTTTCGCACGAAGTCATGCCCGCCGCACCGGAGTTCGAGCGCACGAGCACCACCTTGGTGAATGCGTACGTAGGACCAAAAATCGAGCGCTACGTGCGCCGGCTGGCTGAACGTCTCGCCGGGGCCGGTTATCGCGGCGAACTGCTCCTCATGCAGTCCAACGGCGGCATGATGGGTCCGGCGTACATCCTGGAACGGCCGGTTACGCTGCTGGCCTCAGGTCCGACCGGTGGAGTCATCGCTGCATGCCACTGGGGCCGCGAGGCCGGCGTGCAGGATTTCATTTGTGCGGACATGGGCGGCACGAGTTACGACGTGTGCCTGGTGCGGGGCGCCCAGGCGGAGATCAAATCGGGGTGGAACTGGCACCACCGCTACCTGGTGGCGTTGCCGATGGTGCAAGTGCACTCGATTGGCGCGGGTGGCGGCTCGCTCGCCCGCGTGGTGAGTGGCGCGTTGCAAGTCGGACCGCAAAGCGCTGCTGCGGATCCCGGACCGATTTGTTACGGTCGCGGAGGCCGGGTGGTTACGGTTACCGACGCCAATCTCGTTCTCGGCTACCTGAACCCCGAGGGACTGTGTGGCGGCGCCATGAAGCTCGTGGCGGAGGGTGTAGCCGAGGCACTGGAACAGCAAATTGCCAAGCCGCTGGGGCTGTCCACGGTCGAAGCGGCTTACGGGATTTACCGGCTCGTCAACGCCAACATGGCCAACGCGATCCGGAGGATTTCGGCCCAGCGCGGACTGGACCCGCGGGACTTTACCCTCGTAATGTACGGCGGAAATGGCCCGGTGCACGCGACCGCACAGGCCAAAGAACTCGGGATCCGACAGGTAGTCGTGCCGAAAACCTCGCCGGCGTTTTCGGCGCTTGGACTGTTGCTTGCCGACCGCGTGGTGGACGAAATGCGCTCGTACATCGTAAATGCAGCGGAGGCGGACCTCGACCGCGTGCAGCGTTTGTTCGCGGAGATGGAGGATCGGGCACGTGGTATCTTGGGCGGCGGGCGTGGCAAAGTCGAGCTGCGGCGCTTTGCGCATCTGTGCTACCCCGGGCAGACGTTCGACCTGGCTGTGCCGATCGGCAACAGCGCCCGGGCAGTGACGCGCAAGCTGTGGGAGGCCACGATCGAACGCTTCCACGACTTGCACGAACAGCTTCACACGTATGCCGTGCGCGAGGAACGGCCGATTTTGCGCGGGCTCCGGCTCACCGTGGTTCAGCACACGGCGAAGCCGAGTTTGCCAGTACTCGGGGTCAAACGGGGGAGGCCTACGCCTGTAGGCGTGCGCCGCGCGTATTTTGGAAAGCGCTTTGTCTCCACCCCGGTGTTTCACGGGCCGAGTTTGCACCCCGGGCAACGCTTGGTCGGTCCGGCGATCGTCGAAGAACCCTTTACCACGATCGTGCTGCAACCCGGCGACGTAGCCACGATCGATCGCTGGGGAAACTACCGCATCGAGGTGGCGAGGTGA
- a CDS encoding UPF0721 transmembrane protein, translating into MTADLGFAGIALLVGTGLVAGIVNTLAGAGSLLTVPALVLLGVPADVANGTNRVGVLAHNIVASWRFHAEGVTALRHATALALPIVAGSILGAYVISLFPGAVFQRLFAVVMLILVVPIVVRVQPRSPSSPWPRWLTATVFFLVGSFGGAFQAGVGLLLIAALAHAGHDLLRANSVKVLLNAVQTAGALAIFVVRGQVWWIPGMILATGYSAGAIVGVRLAVLGGEWLIRWVLAATVVALAVRLLGQW; encoded by the coding sequence ATGACCGCCGATCTCGGTTTCGCGGGAATTGCGCTCCTCGTCGGAACGGGGCTCGTGGCCGGCATCGTAAATACGCTCGCCGGTGCAGGCTCTCTGCTGACAGTGCCTGCACTGGTACTGCTCGGCGTACCCGCAGATGTGGCCAACGGCACCAATCGTGTGGGGGTGCTGGCGCACAACATCGTAGCGAGTTGGCGTTTTCATGCGGAAGGGGTCACCGCACTTCGCCATGCGACGGCGCTTGCACTCCCGATAGTCGCCGGTTCGATCCTGGGAGCGTATGTGATCTCTCTATTTCCCGGTGCCGTATTCCAGCGGCTCTTCGCCGTCGTGATGCTGATCCTTGTGGTCCCGATTGTCGTGCGGGTCCAGCCACGTTCGCCATCTTCTCCGTGGCCTCGGTGGCTCACGGCCACGGTGTTTTTTCTCGTCGGCAGTTTCGGCGGTGCCTTCCAGGCCGGCGTGGGATTGCTGCTCATTGCCGCGCTCGCCCATGCCGGGCACGATCTCTTGCGCGCTAACAGTGTGAAGGTGCTCCTGAATGCCGTGCAGACTGCCGGAGCACTCGCGATTTTCGTTGTGCGCGGTCAAGTGTGGTGGATTCCGGGAATGATCCTTGCCACCGGGTACTCTGCGGGGGCCATTGTCGGGGTACGGCTCGCAGTGCTCGGGGGAGAGTGGCTTATCCGCTGGGTCCTGGCGGCGACGGTGGTAGCGCTGGCCGTGCGCCTACTCGGCCAGTGGTGA
- a CDS encoding integral membrane signal transducer protein yields the protein MVEGDRAVSIGRRGMLGWLAVLYFASGLPLAVFVDVVPVFLRQHGVALASIGLLSVLGTPWSLKVFWSPLVDRLPFYQGWIAACLVTIAGALLWLGSLDPAATSRLWLVALFLVCLAGATQDIAIDAYSIQIVPRGEEGVANGVRQAAYRIALMIVGGASLLLVAPFGWPAVFGAVALCALSLMTAIWFSPRVRRVPDNPAEWARALVRWLTRPRAGVLFLFALSYKLGDASMGPMIKPFWVDRGLSPAEIGMVSTTAGALATIAGALLGGWYTNRAGLLRALAILGLAQALSNLGYAFVAAVGWGRWGIYAASLTESFTGGLGSAAFLAFLMHVCERERAATEYALLSALFAVPRQVVGAASGWLAEVLGYAGYFALTFVFALPALLLIPWLRPWVREPARSARPST from the coding sequence GTGGTCGAGGGCGATCGGGCGGTATCCATTGGGCGCAGGGGCATGTTGGGCTGGCTTGCCGTCCTGTACTTCGCCTCGGGTTTACCGCTGGCGGTGTTCGTTGACGTCGTGCCGGTCTTTTTGCGCCAGCACGGCGTGGCGCTCGCGAGCATCGGGCTCCTTTCCGTATTGGGTACTCCGTGGAGCCTCAAGGTGTTTTGGTCGCCGCTCGTAGATCGACTTCCCTTTTACCAAGGATGGATCGCTGCGTGTTTGGTGACCATCGCGGGCGCGTTGCTGTGGCTCGGCTCCCTCGATCCGGCCGCAACGTCGCGTTTGTGGCTGGTTGCGTTGTTTTTGGTTTGCCTCGCAGGCGCCACGCAAGACATTGCGATCGATGCCTACTCGATTCAGATCGTGCCGCGAGGAGAGGAAGGTGTGGCCAACGGCGTGCGGCAAGCGGCCTACCGCATTGCCTTGATGATCGTCGGCGGTGCGTCGTTACTGCTGGTCGCCCCGTTCGGGTGGCCAGCCGTTTTTGGCGCGGTTGCTCTCTGTGCACTTTCGCTCATGACTGCAATCTGGTTCAGCCCGCGTGTGCGCCGGGTGCCCGACAATCCGGCCGAGTGGGCTCGCGCGCTGGTGCGGTGGCTCACTCGCCCCCGCGCAGGGGTGTTGTTCCTGTTTGCGCTCTCGTACAAGCTCGGCGATGCCAGCATGGGCCCGATGATCAAGCCGTTTTGGGTGGACCGCGGCTTGAGCCCGGCCGAAATCGGCATGGTCTCCACGACCGCAGGGGCGCTGGCGACGATCGCGGGAGCGCTGCTCGGCGGCTGGTACACGAATCGCGCAGGCTTGTTGCGCGCCTTGGCAATCCTCGGCTTGGCGCAAGCGCTGTCGAACCTCGGCTATGCCTTCGTGGCTGCAGTCGGTTGGGGCCGATGGGGAATTTACGCGGCATCGTTGACGGAGAGCTTTACTGGAGGTTTGGGAAGCGCGGCCTTTCTGGCCTTTCTCATGCACGTGTGCGAGCGCGAGCGCGCCGCAACAGAGTACGCCTTACTGTCGGCGCTGTTTGCGGTTCCCAGACAAGTGGTCGGAGCGGCCAGCGGCTGGTTGGCGGAAGTCCTCGGTTACGCCGGTTACTTTGCCCTCACCTTTGTGTTCGCGCTCCCCGCCCTGCTACTGATTCCGTGGTTGCGTCCATGGGTCCGAGAGCCTGCTCGTTCTGCCCGTCCAAGCACTTGA
- a CDS encoding MmgE/Prp family protein: protein MSNPTKNIALEEVSRSRTIAEQLAEFAAGLEFDRIPQTVLEKVHTHVLDTVGVALAAVPEEFARRAWDGLRPIAGQGHASVFGEVECWPSAWAALYNGMLAHGLDYDDTHAEAVLHVSTTVVPAALAVAEEKNSSGREFLTAVAAGMEANVRIGLAAPGAFHDRGFHPTGICGAYAAAIAAARALGLAAEGIAQALGLAGSQAAGTLEFLGDGSWSKRLHAGWAAHAGIVAARLGAAGFLGPRATFEGRFGLYRTHLGDGGWDTEAITRGLGREWRLSEISIKPYPACHMTHAFMDAARVLRQRPGFRLEDVAEIEADIHPRAVPVVCEPAEVKRAPRTDYDAKFSLPYVVAAMLVRGGVTVDDFTPEAIRDETVLSLARRVRYRPDETSRYPKYFDGTLRLRFRDGSVWEHREAINRGHPENPLGLDGVAAKFHDNVSRIAGGREVQRLERALRELPESHSLQPLQAALHSVAKARPRMKRL, encoded by the coding sequence ATGAGTAATCCGACGAAGAACATCGCTCTGGAGGAAGTCTCCCGCTCGCGCACCATTGCGGAGCAGTTGGCAGAGTTTGCCGCAGGACTCGAGTTCGATCGCATCCCGCAAACTGTGCTCGAAAAGGTCCACACCCATGTCCTGGATACCGTTGGTGTGGCGCTGGCCGCTGTTCCGGAGGAGTTCGCGCGACGGGCTTGGGATGGATTGCGTCCGATTGCCGGGCAAGGCCACGCCAGCGTTTTTGGCGAGGTGGAGTGCTGGCCGAGTGCCTGGGCAGCGCTGTACAACGGCATGCTGGCGCATGGCCTCGACTACGACGACACGCATGCCGAGGCGGTGCTGCACGTAAGTACGACGGTGGTGCCGGCGGCCCTAGCGGTGGCCGAAGAAAAGAACAGCTCGGGCCGCGAGTTTCTCACTGCAGTGGCGGCCGGAATGGAGGCCAATGTACGCATTGGCTTGGCTGCTCCGGGCGCCTTCCACGACCGCGGTTTCCATCCGACCGGGATTTGCGGTGCATACGCTGCGGCGATAGCGGCGGCGCGAGCTCTCGGACTTGCGGCGGAAGGCATCGCGCAAGCCCTCGGGCTTGCTGGCAGCCAGGCCGCCGGCACTCTCGAGTTCCTGGGCGATGGTAGTTGGTCGAAGCGTTTGCATGCCGGCTGGGCGGCGCACGCCGGTATCGTGGCCGCTCGTTTGGGCGCAGCCGGATTTCTCGGCCCGCGCGCGACCTTTGAAGGTCGCTTCGGGCTGTACCGGACGCATCTTGGTGACGGCGGGTGGGACACCGAAGCGATTACCCGCGGACTGGGACGTGAGTGGCGGCTCTCGGAGATCAGCATCAAGCCGTATCCAGCTTGCCACATGACGCATGCGTTTATGGATGCCGCGCGGGTGTTGCGCCAACGGCCTGGGTTTCGCCTCGAAGACGTCGCGGAAATCGAGGCCGATATCCATCCGCGTGCTGTTCCGGTGGTATGCGAGCCCGCCGAGGTCAAACGGGCACCGCGCACGGACTATGACGCCAAATTTAGCTTGCCATACGTGGTGGCAGCGATGCTGGTGCGCGGGGGAGTGACTGTGGACGACTTCACCCCCGAGGCGATTCGGGACGAAACGGTTCTCAGCCTAGCCCGGCGGGTACGCTATCGTCCCGACGAAACCAGCCGCTACCCGAAATACTTCGATGGCACGTTACGCTTGCGCTTTCGCGACGGGAGCGTGTGGGAACATCGGGAAGCGATCAACCGAGGCCACCCGGAGAATCCGCTGGGCTTGGACGGGGTTGCGGCGAAGTTTCACGATAACGTGAGTCGGATCGCAGGCGGGCGCGAGGTGCAACGGCTCGAACGAGCGCTTCGAGAGCTGCCGGAAAGCCATTCGCTGCAGCCCTTGCAGGCCGCGTTGCACAGCGTGGCGAAGGCTCGCCCGCGCATGAAGCGCCTCTGA
- the bcrC gene encoding ion channel protein has protein sequence MNRFDFTLLRWATTYANVWPWFDGFVAFLVSWEIAKGGFVIALYWWAWFRLDKAQGKGADKVQESQRARLLLALAGAMTGLTIAAVAALVLPYRPRPRILVGLDPELSPGWAEWSAFPSDHATLFFALALGLWYVHRRLGWVALLHAIVVVSLPRVYLGLHYPTDILGGALIGWCVAWFAQRERRLLVLAQRLVHWGSVRPAWFYALGFVASYSVATLFSDWRRAGNTLLAWLLR, from the coding sequence TTGAATCGCTTCGACTTCACGCTTTTACGCTGGGCCACCACCTACGCCAACGTCTGGCCGTGGTTCGATGGCTTTGTCGCCTTTTTGGTGAGCTGGGAAATCGCCAAGGGTGGATTTGTGATTGCGCTCTATTGGTGGGCGTGGTTCCGCTTGGACAAAGCCCAGGGCAAGGGGGCCGACAAAGTTCAAGAGAGCCAGCGTGCGCGACTTCTCCTCGCGCTGGCCGGGGCCATGACGGGGCTCACGATTGCCGCAGTGGCCGCGTTGGTATTGCCGTACCGGCCTCGTCCGCGAATTCTCGTGGGGCTCGATCCCGAACTTTCACCCGGTTGGGCGGAGTGGAGCGCGTTTCCCAGTGACCACGCCACGCTCTTTTTCGCCCTAGCGCTGGGTTTGTGGTACGTGCACCGCCGTTTGGGCTGGGTGGCGTTGCTGCACGCGATCGTGGTGGTGTCGCTACCGCGGGTCTACCTTGGCCTGCACTATCCGACCGACATCCTGGGCGGGGCTTTGATTGGGTGGTGTGTTGCCTGGTTCGCGCAACGCGAGCGGCGGTTGCTGGTGCTCGCGCAGAGGCTTGTGCATTGGGGATCGGTGCGGCCGGCATGGTTTTACGCACTGGGTTTTGTCGCGAGTTACTCCGTAGCCACGCTGTTTTCCGACTGGCGCCGGGCTGGCAACACCCTGCTCGCGTGGCTGCTGCGCTAG
- a CDS encoding diacylglycerol O-acyltransferase: protein MGTGYYYERLSALDASFLGLEDSNLHMHVGAVSIFDAAPVRTAEGGIDIEKIRQAIHARLHLVPRFRQRIAYIPYEHHPVWVDDNRFRLAYHVRHTALPRPGDERSLKRLVGRIMSQPLDRKRPLWEMWVVEGLQDDRFALVSKTHHCMVDGISGADLMSVILSPLPEEDPGVPDPWSPRPQPTPRQLLLDELLRRAEQPLAAAKAIIETLRHPEQRVHEIADAIEGIVETLAPALSPVSPTPLQVEVGPHRRFDWTDMSLAEVKDVKRVLGGTVNDVVLATVSGALRRFFQRRGLDPDELEIRAMVPVSVRAHNERGMLGNRVTQIAAPLPVHIADPVARLHAVTETTKDLKESKQALGGEVLTAISEWTVPNLLVQAVRLAARTRPYNLIVTNVPGPQVPLYLLGAQMRTAYPVVPLFESIGVVVGLFSYNGGLFWGVNADWEHFPDLHDFVLDIEHAFRELQAAAEAQKQRTAGRTRRRKSGAPVRLTVAERKAAS from the coding sequence ATGGGAACGGGTTACTATTACGAGCGACTGAGCGCTTTGGACGCATCGTTTCTCGGGCTCGAAGACTCCAACCTCCATATGCACGTTGGGGCGGTAAGCATCTTCGATGCTGCGCCGGTGCGCACTGCGGAGGGCGGCATTGATATCGAAAAGATTCGGCAAGCAATTCATGCGCGCCTCCATCTCGTCCCGCGCTTCCGCCAGCGCATTGCATACATTCCTTACGAGCACCATCCGGTTTGGGTGGACGACAATCGTTTTCGCCTCGCATATCACGTGCGCCACACGGCGCTGCCGCGTCCCGGAGATGAGCGCAGCTTGAAGCGCCTGGTGGGACGGATCATGTCGCAACCGCTCGACCGCAAGCGGCCCCTTTGGGAAATGTGGGTTGTCGAAGGCCTGCAAGACGATCGTTTTGCATTGGTCAGCAAGACGCACCACTGCATGGTGGATGGCATTTCGGGGGCCGATCTGATGTCCGTGATCTTGAGTCCGCTCCCGGAGGAAGATCCGGGGGTCCCAGACCCGTGGAGCCCGCGCCCCCAGCCGACGCCGCGCCAGTTGCTGCTCGACGAATTGTTGCGCCGCGCCGAGCAGCCACTAGCCGCTGCAAAGGCCATCATCGAAACTTTGCGCCACCCGGAACAACGCGTTCACGAAATTGCCGACGCTATCGAAGGAATCGTCGAAACACTGGCCCCGGCACTGAGCCCGGTGTCGCCGACACCCTTGCAGGTGGAAGTGGGGCCGCATCGCCGATTCGACTGGACAGACATGTCTCTCGCGGAGGTGAAGGACGTCAAACGCGTTCTCGGGGGTACCGTGAACGACGTCGTGTTGGCGACAGTGAGCGGAGCCTTGCGCCGCTTCTTCCAACGGCGCGGCCTCGATCCCGACGAGCTCGAAATTCGCGCCATGGTGCCCGTCAGTGTTCGGGCACATAATGAACGGGGAATGCTGGGCAATCGCGTCACGCAAATCGCGGCGCCTCTGCCCGTGCACATTGCAGACCCGGTGGCGCGGTTGCACGCCGTGACGGAGACGACCAAGGACCTCAAGGAGTCGAAGCAAGCGTTGGGTGGCGAGGTGCTCACCGCTATTAGCGAGTGGACCGTGCCGAACTTACTGGTGCAGGCAGTGCGCCTGGCAGCACGCACGCGGCCCTACAATCTCATCGTCACCAATGTTCCCGGCCCCCAAGTCCCACTGTACCTACTCGGCGCGCAGATGCGCACCGCCTATCCTGTCGTGCCCCTTTTCGAGAGCATTGGAGTGGTGGTGGGCTTGTTTTCCTACAACGGCGGGTTGTTCTGGGGTGTGAACGCCGACTGGGAGCATTTTCCGGACCTGCACGATTTCGTCCTCGACATCGAACACGCGTTTCGGGAGCTGCAGGCGGCTGCAGAGGCACAGAAACAACGCACTGCGGGCCGCACGCGTCGCCGCAAGTCCGGTGCGCCCGTGCGCTTGACCGTAGCGGAGCGCAAGGCTGCTTCTTGA
- a CDS encoding 3-alpha,7-alpha,12-alpha-trihydroxy-5-beta-cholest-24-enoyl-CoA hydratase: MGEPISGALVGRTFPPVKFRWDSKDVMLYAVGVGAQPEGELEFVYEGKGPKVLPTYAVIPGMFSMGGLVSHVDINLAMLLHGEQSITLHRELPPEAEVTVTGRVAEVWDKGKAAVIGCEGIVEDGHGLLCTTKATLFIRGAGGFGGERGPSTQDRNRPPERAPDAVVELVTRPEQGAIYRLSGDRNPIHIDPDFARMAGFEKPFMHGLCTYGFAGRAILRALCGGDPARFLHFEARFADQVYFGDTIVTKMWRVAPGEAIVQCETQRGNVVLSQGLARFRE, from the coding sequence ATGGGCGAGCCAATTTCCGGTGCGTTGGTGGGTAGAACCTTTCCGCCGGTGAAGTTCCGGTGGGACTCCAAAGACGTCATGCTCTATGCGGTCGGGGTAGGTGCGCAGCCCGAGGGTGAGCTGGAGTTCGTGTACGAGGGCAAGGGACCCAAGGTGTTGCCTACATATGCGGTCATCCCGGGGATGTTTTCCATGGGCGGTTTAGTGTCCCACGTGGACATCAACCTTGCCATGCTGTTGCACGGGGAGCAGTCCATTACCCTGCATCGCGAGCTTCCTCCGGAAGCAGAGGTCACGGTCACCGGCCGGGTGGCCGAGGTGTGGGACAAGGGCAAAGCAGCGGTAATTGGGTGCGAGGGCATTGTGGAAGATGGCCATGGGTTGCTTTGCACCACTAAGGCCACTCTCTTCATTCGCGGAGCGGGCGGATTTGGGGGTGAGCGAGGGCCTTCGACGCAAGACCGAAACCGCCCACCGGAACGCGCGCCGGATGCAGTGGTGGAGCTTGTCACTCGCCCGGAACAGGGAGCGATTTACCGGCTTTCCGGTGATCGGAATCCGATCCACATCGACCCGGATTTCGCGCGCATGGCGGGTTTCGAGAAGCCGTTCATGCACGGGCTGTGCACCTACGGCTTCGCGGGCCGGGCGATTTTGCGTGCGCTTTGCGGTGGCGACCCTGCCCGGTTTTTGCACTTCGAGGCTCGCTTTGCCGATCAAGTGTATTTTGGCGATACGATTGTCACCAAGATGTGGCGTGTGGCTCCCGGAGAGGCCATCGTGCAGTGCGAAACGCAGCGCGGGAACGTGGTGCTCTCGCAGGGGCTGGCGCGTTTTCGGGAGTAG
- a CDS encoding hypothetical protein (possible pseudo, internal stop codon, frameshifted): MTSGRVEVKRRRVRRLEQRFESRILPLFARRTEHVGALLPQLYLHGLAQGDSERVLRGLLGEGAPLSASSIARLQAKGQPDFGKWKSQPWMGSRWCTPEPTGCTGKRGCRTPRRRCS, translated from the coding sequence ATGACGTCGGGGAGGGTGGAGGTGAAGCGGCGGCGCGTGCGGAGGTTGGAGCAGCGCTTCGAGAGTCGGATTTTGCCGCTGTTTGCGCGGCGCACCGAGCATGTGGGGGCGCTGCTGCCGCAGCTCTACCTGCACGGGCTGGCGCAGGGAGACTCCGAGCGGGTGCTGCGGGGGCTCTTGGGAGAAGGGGCTCCGCTTTCGGCCTCGTCGATCGCGCGGCTGCAGGCGAAGGGGCAGCCGGACTTCGGGAAGTGGAAGAGTCAGCCCTGGATGGGCTCGAGGTGGTGTACGCCTGAGCCGACGGGTTGCACGGGAAAGCGGGGCTGCAGGACACCAAGGCGGCGTTGCTCGTGA